In Polaribacter sp. L3A8, a genomic segment contains:
- the rplC gene encoding 50S ribosomal protein L3: MSGLIGRKIGMTSLFDENGKNIPCTVIEAGPCVVTQVRTEEVDGYTALQLGFDDKKAKSSNKALDGHFKKAGTTAKRKVVEFQGFEEEYKLGDSITVSHFEEGEFVDVSGVSKGKGFQGVVKRHGFAGVGQATHGQHNRLRAPGSIGAASYPARVFKGMRMAGRMGGDKVKVQNLKVLKVVAEKNLLVVKGAIPGHKNAFVTIQK; encoded by the coding sequence ATGTCTGGGTTAATAGGAAGAAAGATTGGAATGACCAGCTTATTTGATGAAAACGGGAAGAATATTCCTTGTACAGTAATCGAAGCAGGTCCTTGCGTAGTTACCCAAGTCAGAACCGAAGAGGTTGACGGGTACACTGCGTTGCAACTTGGTTTCGATGACAAAAAGGCGAAGAGTTCTAACAAAGCGTTAGACGGTCACTTTAAAAAAGCTGGCACCACTGCTAAAAGAAAAGTCGTTGAATTTCAAGGGTTTGAAGAAGAGTATAAATTAGGAGATTCTATCACAGTATCTCACTTTGAAGAAGGTGAGTTTGTTGATGTGTCTGGAGTTTCAAAAGGAAAGGGTTTCCAAGGTGTTGTAAAGCGTCATGGGTTTGCTGGTGTAGGTCAAGCTACTCACGGTCAGCATAACCGTTTAAGAGCTCCGGGTTCTATTGGTGCTGCATCTTATCCTGCAAGAGTGTTCAAAGGAATGCGTATGGCAGGTAGAATGGGTGGAGATAAAGTGAAAGTTCAAAACTTAAAAGTATTAAAAGTAGTTGCTGAAAAGAACTTACTTGTTGTTAAAGGAGCAATTCCTGGACACAAAAATGCTTTTGTAACTATTCAGAAATAA